The DNA window CGTCAGGCAGGGCACCTTGAGGATGGTCGTCTCTTCCTGGATGCCGCCCGAGTCGGTCAGCACGATCCGGGCGTGGGCGGTGAGTTTGAGGAAATCGAGATAACCCATCGGGTCGACCAGTCGCAGGTTGGGCATGGCCGCCAGTCGGGCCGACAGCGGCCCGGTCGAGAGGTTCTTGCGCGTGCGGGGGTGGATGGGGAAGATGATGGGCATGTCTTTCTGCACGACATCGAGGGCCTCGAGCAGGCCGCCGAGCACGGCAGGGTCGTCGACGTTGCTGGGGCGGTGCAGCGTCAGGACCGCGTACGAACCGGGTGCGATTTTGAGCTCATCGAGCACGGTGGACTGCTCGGCCTTGTCGCGGTTCTTGAGCAGCGTGTCGATCATCACGTTGCCGACCAGGTGGATGCGATGCGGGGCCACGCCCTCGCGGAGCAGGTTGTCCACGCCGCTTTGTTCGGTGCAGAAGAGGATGTCGCTGATCGAGTCGGTCAGGACGCGGTTGATCTCCTCGGGCATGCGGCGGTCGTTGCTGCGCAGCCCCGCCTCGACATGCACCAGCGTGACGCCGAGCTTGACGGCCACCAGGCCGCAGGCGATGGTGCTGTTGACGTCGCCGACGACCAGGACCATATCGGGCTTGTGTTCGAGCACGACCGGCTCGAAGGCCTTCATGACCTCGGCGGTCTGCACGGCGTGGCTGCCCGACCCGACGCCGAGGTTCACGTCGGGTTGGGGAATGCCCAACTGCTCGAAGAACAGATCGCTCATTTTCTTGTCGTAATGCTGGCCGGTGTGGACGAGCATGGGCTCGATGCCCGGCGTGGCGGCGAAGGCTTCCATCAGAGGCGCGATCTTCATAAAGTTCGGACGTGCCCCGGCGACATTGATGATCTTCATTGGGAATCCTTTCTCACGATCGTAATGATACCCCACAAGAATCCGGTCATCCAGAGGTTGCGCCCCGAAGAACTGCAGGAACGCCAAACAGCAAGCTCTTATGGATCGCCTGGCGCGATCACGGGATCTTGAGGCGCAGGCTCAGGTGCAGGCTCGGGCGCGGGATCGGGCGCAGGATCGGCTGCGGGTTGCGGCGCCGAGGGTGGCAGCTTTGCCTGGGGCGGGTCGTTCATCCATTCTCGCCGGGCTACCGCGCCGTTGTGGAAGTGGATGATCGCCTTGTAGTACGGTTTGAAGTGCTCGTACTCCCAGGCGTCGGGGCCTTCGATCTTGGGTTTGCCCAGGATGCCCCGCACCTCATAAGCGGGCATGCCGGTGTAGAGCGTGTCATACCGCTGACGCGAAAACTGCGGCGTGTTCGTGCAGCCGCCCAGCAGCGCCATCGTCACCATCCACGGCAGGACCCTGTTCATCACGATCTCCAGGGGCTACTTCTCGGCAACCAGTTGGTGTTGGACCTCGATCCGCTGGGTGTAGGGGCTCGAGTAATACACCACCAGGACATATTGGGCGCCGGGCTCGGCGCCGCTCCATTGGAGGCGGAAGCGGTAATTGCGATCCATCTTCTGCCAATGCATCATGTTGCTCTTGACGTCGCCCAGCGGCACTTGCCAGGTGATCAACCGCCCGCCGCGCGGATCGGTCGTGCCCGGAACGAAGCTGAACAACTCGAAGCGGAACGTCCCAAACGCTTTGGTCGTGTCGCCGAAGGCGTCGAGCGCCTCGACGCGGACATCGAGACCGTAGCCGCTCTTGGCGTCGAGCAGCTTGATTGCCGAAAATGGATGGACCCGCAATTTGGCCGGCAGCATGGTGTCGATCGGGCTGGGTAGGGGGATGGAACCGGCCTCGAACGTCGTCAGGTCCTGCGACGAGCCCTTAAAGACTCCGGACATGTCGCCGCACCCGCTCAGCAACGTCAGGCAGGCCACAAGAACCGATTGTAATACGCGAGTTCTCAAGGCCGCAATTATAGGCCCTGCCAGCCGAGCGGGTCAATGCGTACCTTGGTACCACTAATGCCTCGTCTCCTGAATTCCCGTACTGATTTGATCCGGGGGGATCAAATCAGCCGCTGAGGTCGCTGAGGTCGCTGAGGGAAGAAGTTGTTTTGTCTTTTCACATCCTCAGCGTCCTCAGCGACCTCTGCGGCTTGATGTCGGCGGCAGTAATCGCATTCTGCAACAGGTTGCAGGCCAAGCCCGCGATGAAATCTTTGTGGCAAAGTTGTTTGGCCTGGAGGTGCAGCGATTTAATTCTCATGGTCCATGGTGAACAAAAGCACCCAAACCCGGATCGTTAGGAGTTCGTGGAGTCGCCGACGGACTATTCCCCCCGCGAGTCTTCAAAAAAATACCGACGCTGGGGCGTCACAAAGTTGAACAGCCACACGCTCTCAACGGCGGGCGTTTCGACCGACATTGCGGTGCGGCGGATCACGGTGGTCTTTCTGTGCTGGACCGACAGCAGGCGCCGCGCGTCGCCGGTCTCGTCCACGTCGTACATCGCGATCGTCACGTTCGTGACGCCCGGGGCGCCGATAAGACCGTCGCGGTAGAACGTGATCTGTCGCAGACGGGAGGTGTCTACCGGCACGACCAGGCGCAGGCTGCGCATGAGGCCTCCGAAATGCACCTGCACTCCGCCGGGTCCGGCGGGAGGGAAAAGCACGGCCAGTGAATCGCTCTGGCGGCGTGGAACGACCACCACGCGGCTGGCGCCGGAGAAGACGAACGTCGGCGCCAGCGGGCTGTCATAGGCGATGCTCACCCTGCGCCCGGGCGAGACCTGGATGTCGATAGCGATCCACAAATCTTCGCCGCTTCTGTAGAAGGTCAGCGTGACGTGATCGAGACGGTCCCATTGGCGGACGAGTTCGGCTACCAGTCCCAGGGACAGGATGGCGATCCTGAGGCCCTTCTCGGCGGCGCGGGGCAACTCGCCGGTGCTGGGGGCCGACGGCGCGCGGCGGTAGTATCGCTCCAGAAGTTCTGCCAGGCGGTCCTCGAGGTCCTCGCGCCGGTCGCTGCGGTCGAGTTCGGCCATCACCAGCGGGCGCAGGTCCGGCGGGGCGATCTTGCCCGCCCAGGCGAAACCGATCTGCAGCGTGATCTGCGTCAGGACCTGGCGGAACTGGGTGTAGTCGTCGTCGTCCATGGGGGCAGTGATGATTCTTTCGTTGAACTGTGTCAGCAACATATCGAGGATCGGCCGCGCGGCGATGCCGGCTTTGCCGCCGAGGCCCGGGGCGCCGCGTCCCTCGGCGGCGCGGATAACCCTTTGGCCGGCGGCCAACGCCGAGGCGATCTTCTGCGCCCAGCGGTGCGGGTCTTCATACCACTGCCCCGCCAGCACCTCGGCCAGATTGTCCAGTTGCACGCGGGTCTTTTCCAACAGGGCCGCCAGCCTCTGGGCTTGCCCGGCAGTGAAGTTGAGTTCCACCTTTGGGGCGTGCCCCTGGAGGGCGTTCTTGACTTGGGTCAGGCTGGTCGCGGCCAATTGCGCATCCTGCGTGCGGCGGATCGTCCAGACGGAGGGCACCTGCCGCCCGCCGATGTCCATCAGCGCCGGCGAGACGCCGACGGTCGGATCGGCGTCGATGGTCCAGTAGCGGTCGAACTCGCCGGGGGCGAGTTTCTCCTGCCGCAGGCAGCCGCCGGCGCAGAGTGCCACGGCCGACACCAGGACCCAGAGGACGGATCGCGAAGTCCCGGCGCGGGGGTTCATTCCAACGTCCTCCGGGCCCCTTGAGAGGTCGGGGCGGCTGAAGGGTTCTTCCGGCGGGCCATCTCCTCCAGCCGCTGGGCCATTGCCGACGGCGGGAACGTGCCCCTTCCATTCAGCGCCAGGCCGATCTGCCGCCACGAGGAAACGACCTGCACGTCCTGGGGCAAGCGGCGTATCTTGCCCGCCAGCTCGCGCAGTTGCGGCGGCGGCGCATCGGGAGGCTCGAAGATCAGGAACGACTTCATGCCGCTGTCGTGGTACGCCTGCACGTCGCCGATGCGATTGCCGATGCCCAGTTCTACCCGCGAGAAATCCTTCTGCAGACCCGTCAGCGCCTCAGCTTTGTATTCGGAGCTGCCGCGCAGGAAACTCGTCCACTCCGCCAGCAGAAGCGGACCGCGCGGAAAGCGGTGGTCCCGCAGCCACTGGCGGGTCGTGTTGGTGAAATAGTTGGGCCGGTGCGTGAGGTAGACGATCGTGTGCGAGGCCGCCAGTTGAGCCAGCACCTCCTGTGAATGGGCCATGGGTGCAGTTTCCCCCGGCCGGTTGAGGAGCAGTTGCTCGAAGCCGCCGGCCACGATCGTGTAGTCCAGGTCGACGACGGCGATGGGGCAGTCGCTCTTGCGGCAGTAGATCGTCAGGGCCTGGTCGTGCGGGGGCTTGGCGCGCAGGCCCACCGGCGAGACGGCGGCAGTGAATTGGTAATCCCCCTCCGCCGGCGGCGTGAAGGCGACCTTGGCGGCGCCCTGGTCATCGGTCTGGGCGAACGTGGGCGCCTGCCCCGCGCGGCGGAACACGATGACGTAGCCGGGGCTGCTGCGCAGCAGGTCGCCCGTGCGCAGGCGCGCTTCGAGATCCACCCGGCGCCGCGGCGGCGTCAGCACGTCCAGCGTGATCAGCAGTCCGTCACGCGTGTCGCCCAGCACGCCGGACACCCCGCACCCGGTGCAGCAGCACGCCGCCAGGGCCAAGACAACTATTGTCTTCCACATGAGCCGTTTCCCCAGCCTGAAGTTTAGCGCGTGGAAAACAAACCTTCCGCCGCGCTAGCATAAGCGATGGACTCATCGCAGGGGGAAGGGACGACGTGAAGGCACGATCGCTGGCACTGATCATGGTCGCCGCGGCCGCCGCGGGCTGCGGACAGACGGTGGAGGTCAAGTACGTCCTGCCGCCGGCGGCGCCGCTGGGGGGCACCGTATCCCGTCTGCGATTGGTTTCGCTCCAGGCCGACCCGCCAGCCGGGCAGCGGCTCGGCGAGATCTTTCGCCGCACGCAAGCCCAGTGTCTGCGCGGGGCGGATTCGGCGCCGTCGGCCGGAGTCACCGCCCATGTCTGGACCGAGGTGACGGACCATACTCAGCCGCGACAGTTGCTCGTGCGCCATCGCGGAACGACGCAGCAGCAGGCCGTGCCTGCCCTGGTGCGCACGGTGAGGGTGCGGGCGGTCTTTGGCGTCGCCGCCGACGGCGGGGGCAGGGCCGACATCGAGCTGCGGCACCAGTGGAAGTCGATGGGCGACCCGCGCGTGCGAGGCCCCAACGGCCTGCACCGCCCTGACGACCCGTCGCGCGTTCCGGATGTCGACGTGGTGACCGAGGAGCTTTTCGCCCTGTGCGTCAAAGAGCTCTGCGACATGCTCGCCCCGGTCGAGATGACCGCCAGCGTTCCGCGACGCGTCGTATGGCCTTTCGAACGCGACAGCGTCAACGCGCGCTTCAACGAAACGCTCGAACTGGAGCGTCGCGCCGCGGCGGAGCAGGGCGATCTGACTGTCGTGCTGGAACGCTACCGCCGGCTGCTCGATGGCGGCGGCGACGACGAAGAGCTCCGCCAGGCGGTCCATCGCGTCGAGCACGCGCGGGAGATCATCGCCGCCGCTCGGCCAGGCACGCAGGCGACGAAGAAGTGACACCCAGTCCCGGGGGAAAGTCGCGGCGGAGGCACCAAGTATTTATCAAAGCCGTTGTGTGGCTTTGATGAATACTTGCGCTGAGCAGGGTACACGACGCGGCAGGCTCACTCTTTGGGCTTGTCGCCCTCGTCGGTTTCGTCGCCCTTGTCCTCGGCCGTGTCCTGCGGCAGGGCGCGCGATTCGACGCCGCGCGCCGGAAAGAGCTTGTTCCACACGCGGCTGATGGTTCCTCGCTGGGCGGCGGCGAGTTCGTCCTCGGCCCGGCGCACGCACGCCTGCCAGACGCCGGCAAAGGCCGGGGCGTTCTCGTTCATCATCTCGATCGCCCGCTGGTAGACCTCGAGCGTGCGCCGCTCGCGCCGGTCGGGCTTTTCCTGCAGCGCGCCGATGGCCACGCGCAGGTTCTCGTTCTGCTGGCGAAGGTCCTCGATCTGGCTTTGGCGCTGGGCCACGCCCTGGCTCGTCACGTCCAGGTGCGTCGAAAGATAGCTCTTGAGATCGGCAATCTGCCTGTCACGCTCGGCGAGCTGGCGCTTCAGAGCCAGCCGCTTGACGATGCCGACGTACGCGATCATCAGCACCGCGAACAGGCCGATCAGCAGCCCCCAGGTAAAGGGGTGCTTCAGGATGTCCCAGATTGTGTCCCACATGGATCAGTCTCCTCGCCGCCCCGCACGGACAGGCAATTCTAGGGCGGCCCCCGGCTTGCACACAAGAAACAAAGATCCGCCATGTGCCATCTGTGACGACATCCCGCGGCGCGGTATGCTCAGAGGCCATGAAACCCGCCGCTGCAATCATGATGGCCGTCGCGATGGTCCTGGGCGCGTGCTCGTCGGCCGAGAGCTACCTGCCTGACGACGCCCGCACGCGCGCCGCCGATGCACAGGTGCGCGCCCGCTGGGGCAAGGGCCTGGCTGATCTGCCCCAAGAGACGCTGGTGCTCATCAGCCCGCACAATCGCAACATCCAGCAGGAGTTCGAGTGGGCCTTCTCGCTGGACCAGGCCCTGCGCCGCGGGCGGCGCGTGCGCTGCGAGTGGCGCGACGTCGGCGGCGGGGGCAGCGCCATCCGCAAGCACCTCACGAACGTGCTGGTTGTCGGCAAGGCTTCCTCAGCCGATATTGATGTGCTCTGGGGTGGCGGCGATCTCGACTACCCCTTCTACACGCAGAACCAGATGCTCGAGCGGCTTGACCTGCGGCCGGAGATTCTCGAGCAGATCCCCCGCGAACTGGGAGGCGTCACCTTCTACGAGAAGGACGGCTATTGGGCCGGCTCGGTCGTCAGCGCGTTTGGGTTCGTCTACAACGCTACGATGCTCCGACGATGCGGCGTCGCCTTTCCTGCTCAGTGGCAGGACCTGGCACGCCCTGAACTGGCCGACCGGATCACCTTGGCGGACCCGGCCCAGTCGAGTTCGGCCGCCGCCGCTTATCTGACCGTCGTGCGCTCGGGCAAGGACTGGCCCGACGGATGGGCGCGCCTGCTGGCGATGCTGGCCAACGCCGACCGCTTCAGCGACAGCGCCGGCACCGCCGCCAGCGGTCCGCTGGTCGGCACGGCGCTGGTGGCGGCCTGCATCGACTTCTATGGCGCCCTGCGCGTGGCCGAGGCTCCGGGCGAGATCGTCTACGTCAGCCCGCACGGGCAGACGACCTTCACCCCCGACCCTATCGCCGTTTTGAGAAAGCCCCCGCATCCGGAACTGGCGCAAGAGTTCGTGAACTTTGTGCTCTCCGCCCGAGGACAAGCGCTTTGGGCCCTGCCTGTAGGCAGCCCCGACGGACCAGTGCGAAACGCCCTGGGCCGCCTGCCCATTCGCAAAGACGTCTACCGCCTCTACGGCGGACAATTCATGGGCGGCCTGGCGGATCCCTACGAGGCCGGCCAGTCCATGACGCTGCAAGGCTTCGGGCGCAAGGTCAGCTTCGATGCCCTGCGGCAACTGGTCAAGACCGCCGCCGTCGACAACGCCCAGGCGCTCAAGGCCGCTCGGCGGCGGATGGCCGCCGCCGCCGGCGCCGACGAGGCCGCCGCGCTGCGGCGCCAGTTCAACCGCCTGCCGGACAATGTGGCGACCCTGGAGGAGATGGCCAAATTGAGCCCACGGCTCAAGGACGAAGTGGAGCGGGAAAAGCTTCTGACCCAGTGGCAGGCGTTCTTTGCCGAGAAATATGACCGGATCGCCCGCGGCCTGGCCTCGCCGGAGAACGCCCCATGACAGACCTGCCGATGCCCATCGTGTTGCCGCAGCGCAAAACCCGGCGGGGCGGCCCGGTGTCCGTCACCGCGGCGATTGTGATCGGGGCGGCCCTGCTGGCAACGCTGATCGTTCCGGTCGCCACGGCCATTGCCAAGGGCTTCATGCTCAAGGACCAGCCCAGCCTGTATTGGCTGGGCCGCGTGCTGGGCAACCCGGTCCTGATGGGCCAGTTGGGCAACTCGGTGCTGCTGGCGGCGACGACAACCGGCCTGTGCCTGCTGATGGGCGTGCCGCTGGCGGTGTTGCGCGTGCGATGCCGGTTCCGCGGGCAGGGGTTGCTGG is part of the Planctomycetaceae bacterium genome and encodes:
- a CDS encoding phosphatase domain-containing protein; this encodes MWKTIVVLALAACCCTGCGVSGVLGDTRDGLLITLDVLTPPRRRVDLEARLRTGDLLRSSPGYVIVFRRAGQAPTFAQTDDQGAAKVAFTPPAEGDYQFTAAVSPVGLRAKPPHDQALTIYCRKSDCPIAVVDLDYTIVAGGFEQLLLNRPGETAPMAHSQEVLAQLAASHTIVYLTHRPNYFTNTTRQWLRDHRFPRGPLLLAEWTSFLRGSSEYKAEALTGLQKDFSRVELGIGNRIGDVQAYHDSGMKSFLIFEPPDAPPPQLRELAGKIRRLPQDVQVVSSWRQIGLALNGRGTFPPSAMAQRLEEMARRKNPSAAPTSQGARRTLE
- the wecB gene encoding UDP-N-acetylglucosamine 2-epimerase (non-hydrolyzing), with product MKIINVAGARPNFMKIAPLMEAFAATPGIEPMLVHTGQHYDKKMSDLFFEQLGIPQPDVNLGVGSGSHAVQTAEVMKAFEPVVLEHKPDMVLVVGDVNSTIACGLVAVKLGVTLVHVEAGLRSNDRRMPEEINRVLTDSISDILFCTEQSGVDNLLREGVAPHRIHLVGNVMIDTLLKNRDKAEQSTVLDELKIAPGSYAVLTLHRPSNVDDPAVLGGLLEALDVVQKDMPIIFPIHPRTRKNLSTGPLSARLAAMPNLRLVDPMGYLDFLKLTAHARIVLTDSGGIQEETTILKVPCLTLRENTERPVTAEVGSNMIVGTDPRKIIEAYRATMAGKGAPGKIPPLWDGQAAQRIAAILKTTARN
- a CDS encoding ABC transporter substrate-binding protein; the protein is MKPAAAIMMAVAMVLGACSSAESYLPDDARTRAADAQVRARWGKGLADLPQETLVLISPHNRNIQQEFEWAFSLDQALRRGRRVRCEWRDVGGGGSAIRKHLTNVLVVGKASSADIDVLWGGGDLDYPFYTQNQMLERLDLRPEILEQIPRELGGVTFYEKDGYWAGSVVSAFGFVYNATMLRRCGVAFPAQWQDLARPELADRITLADPAQSSSAAAAYLTVVRSGKDWPDGWARLLAMLANADRFSDSAGTAASGPLVGTALVAACIDFYGALRVAEAPGEIVYVSPHGQTTFTPDPIAVLRKPPHPELAQEFVNFVLSARGQALWALPVGSPDGPVRNALGRLPIRKDVYRLYGGQFMGGLADPYEAGQSMTLQGFGRKVSFDALRQLVKTAAVDNAQALKAARRRMAAAAGADEAAALRRQFNRLPDNVATLEEMAKLSPRLKDEVEREKLLTQWQAFFAEKYDRIARGLASPENAP